In one Bacillus sp. PK3_68 genomic region, the following are encoded:
- the comGA gene encoding competence type IV pilus ATPase ComGA, with amino-acid sequence MVIEEAVEKLLQEALALRSTDIHFIPRKHGYFVQIRSQGELIPHSQFSIREGERLISHFKFMASMDIGEKRKPQSGAFQLEISSFLVSLRISTLPTALSKESLVIRLLPQQEVPDLLQLSLFPNSARKLLALLAHSHGLIIFTGPTGSGKTTTLYSLIQHSASEHGRNVITLEDPVEKQNDQWLQVQVNEKAGVTYSTGLKAILRHDPDVIMVGEIRDEETARIAIRASLTGHLVLTTLHTRDAKGAVFRLLEFGLKWHEIQQTLIGVTAQRLVNLLCPACGTNCSLHCVSEKQRKQATVYEILSGSDLQAVLNEAKGEPCFYHYPLLKHLLRKGIALGYLSQTEYDRWVLEEKKSGEVSRGIHSQIGRDVEPRVYDESGP; translated from the coding sequence ATGGTTATTGAAGAAGCTGTCGAAAAGCTTTTGCAGGAGGCCCTTGCTCTCCGTTCGACGGATATCCACTTTATCCCCCGTAAGCACGGTTACTTCGTCCAAATCCGCTCCCAAGGCGAGCTTATTCCTCATAGTCAGTTCTCCATACGTGAAGGGGAAAGACTGATTTCCCATTTTAAGTTTATGGCCTCGATGGACATCGGAGAAAAAAGAAAGCCGCAAAGTGGTGCATTTCAACTTGAAATTTCAAGCTTTTTGGTCTCTTTGCGCATCTCTACTTTACCCACTGCCCTTTCAAAAGAAAGCCTCGTCATTCGCCTTCTTCCTCAACAGGAGGTACCCGACCTGCTTCAACTTTCCCTGTTTCCAAACTCTGCTAGAAAATTGCTTGCTCTTTTAGCGCATTCTCATGGATTAATTATTTTTACCGGCCCGACCGGCAGCGGTAAAACGACTACCCTTTATTCTTTGATCCAGCACAGTGCTAGCGAGCATGGCCGCAACGTCATTACTCTTGAAGACCCTGTGGAAAAACAAAATGATCAGTGGTTGCAAGTGCAAGTGAATGAAAAAGCAGGAGTAACTTACTCAACGGGATTAAAAGCTATTTTAAGACATGATCCTGACGTGATTATGGTAGGAGAAATTCGTGATGAAGAAACGGCCAGAATTGCTATCCGTGCTTCACTTACAGGCCATCTCGTTTTGACTACCTTGCATACGCGCGATGCAAAAGGAGCAGTGTTCCGACTGCTTGAATTTGGTTTAAAATGGCATGAAATTCAGCAAACGCTGATAGGTGTAACAGCCCAGCGTCTTGTTAATCTTCTGTGCCCAGCATGCGGAACCAACTGCTCTCTGCACTGTGTTTCGGAAAAACAACGAAAACAGGCTACTGTGTATGAAATATTGAGCGGGTCGGATCTGCAGGCTGTACTAAATGAAGCAAAAGGAGAGCCGTGCTTTTACCACTATCCATTATTAAAACACTTATTAAGAAAGGGGATCGCTCTTGGATATCTCTCTCAAACTGAATATGATCGCTGGGTATTGGAGGAAAAGAAAAGCGGGGAAGTATCAAGGGGAATTCATTCTCAGATTGGGAGAGATGTTGAACCAAGGGTTTACGATGAGTCAGGCCCTTGA
- a CDS encoding DUF2626 domain-containing protein — MDRMFRVLAFWTGIFAVMFYLGDMHKTALLFLGQTGFFLIVGYLNLTERMYVYLFAAYLTVFFCGYTYWTTFMVTPGAGH; from the coding sequence ATGGACCGCATGTTTCGCGTATTAGCATTCTGGACTGGAATCTTTGCTGTCATGTTCTATCTTGGCGATATGCATAAAACGGCTTTACTATTCCTTGGCCAGACCGGATTCTTCTTAATTGTAGGCTATTTAAATTTAACTGAACGTATGTACGTGTACCTTTTTGCAGCATACTTAACTGTATTCTTCTGTGGATACACTTACTGGACTACCTTTATGGTAACTCCTGGAGCAGGCCATTAA